TAGGGAAAGGACCCGCTATTTCTATAATGGATAGAACAACTATATTTAATAAAGATTTAAGAAAAATGATTATTGATATCGCAAAGAAAAATGATATTCCTTACCAGCTAAGAAGGACTACCTTTGGGGGCAATGATTCTGGGAAAATCCATCTAGCAAAGCAAGGAGCTATAACTGCAACTATATCAGTGCCATGCAGATATATTCATTCACCTATTAGTGTTATGAGTAAAAGTGATTATGACAATGCTAAGAGGCTTTTGAATCTATTTATTGATAATCTAGAAAAGGGAGGTTTTAATAATGAATTTTAATGGTGAGTTATTAAAAAAATTAGTTAATGCTTTTGGGCCATCTGGAGATGAACAGCAGATTGCTGAAATTATTAAAGCTGAAATCAAGGACTATGTTGATGAAATTAGAACAGATAGACTAGGAAACCTTATTGCCAGAAAAAAAGGAAATGGCAGTAAAGTTATGTTAGCAGCACATATGGATCAAATTGGGCTATTGATTACAGATATTGATGAAAAAGGATTCTTAAGATTTACTAATATAGGCGGTATATCACCTTATGTTTCTCTTGGTCAACGAGTCATATTTAAGAATGGCAATATAGGTGTTATTTATATGGAGCCAATGGAAGATATAAGTAAGCTTAAGTTGGAAAACATGTACATAGATATAGGGGCAAGATCAAAAGAAGAAGCAGAAAAAATAGTAAGTATAGGGGATTCTTGTGTATACACATCACAGTATTATGAGAACGATAACAACGTAATATCAGGCTGTCTTGATGATAGGATAGGATGTTATATATTAATAGAAACTATAAAAGAGTTAAAAGAAGCAAATAATGATATATATTTTGTTTTTACTTCCCAAGAAGAAGTAGGATTAAGAGGCGCAAAAACCTCCGCCTATAGCATAGACCCAGACTTCGGTATTGCCATAGATATAACAAGCTCTGGAGACACTCCTAAAGCAAAACGATTTGCAGTAGGGTTAGATAAGGGAGCAGCAATAAAAGTTAAAGATCAAAGTATATTAGTAAGTCCTGTAGTAAAAGACTTTATGGTTAAAGTAGCTAAGGATAAAAATATACCTTATCAACTGGAAGTTCTAGAACGTGGTGGAACTGATTCAGGAGCTATTCACCTTACAAAAGAAGGGGTACCATCTGGAGTAATTTCAGTTCCAACTAGGTATGTACATAGTCCTAGTGAGACAATTTCGAAAAATGATGTTAATAATTGTATATCTTTGTTGTTAAATATAATAAATAAAAAACTAGAATTTTAAATGGGTGAATATTCGCCCATTTTTGACTGAAAGCATCCTTAAATAATTAACTTAAAAATGCTTACCAATTGTGGTAAGCATTTTTTTACAATAGATGTAGAATCTTGTAATCATAAGTTATATTTTATTAAATAAATAAAGATTATGTTGGAAAAAATCGGAAACTTTTTACGAAAAATACAAAATAAGTAAAGGAGATTTTGTTTTTTTGAAGAATTCATTTATCATGTATATTTTTTAGGAGGTGAACTTATGTATGATACAGAAAAAGAATATACTATCTCTGA
The window above is part of the Proteiniborus sp. DW1 genome. Proteins encoded here:
- a CDS encoding M42 family metallopeptidase; protein product: MNFNGELLKKLVNAFGPSGDEQQIAEIIKAEIKDYVDEIRTDRLGNLIARKKGNGSKVMLAAHMDQIGLLITDIDEKGFLRFTNIGGISPYVSLGQRVIFKNGNIGVIYMEPMEDISKLKLENMYIDIGARSKEEAEKIVSIGDSCVYTSQYYENDNNVISGCLDDRIGCYILIETIKELKEANNDIYFVFTSQEEVGLRGAKTSAYSIDPDFGIAIDITSSGDTPKAKRFAVGLDKGAAIKVKDQSILVSPVVKDFMVKVAKDKNIPYQLEVLERGGTDSGAIHLTKEGVPSGVISVPTRYVHSPSETISKNDVNNCISLLLNIINKKLEF